The following proteins come from a genomic window of Chelmon rostratus isolate fCheRos1 chromosome 23, fCheRos1.pri, whole genome shotgun sequence:
- the badb gene encoding BCL2 associated agonist of cell death b, which translates to MAANFTISSDSDSEPPEEVEEGQNNQPSTGEEQQLPQRHTLTLPDLRMAGTGRIRVNSESHASNVSRDEELQARGEDEAGTPTDGAPFRGRSKSAPPALWAAKKYGRQLRRMSDEFDSLLDKGEMKKARNAGTAKQMPHSRSWWSYLFSHQETEGENNLHENHTHRTE; encoded by the exons ATGGCTGCAAACTTCACTATTTCCAGCGACAGCGACTCAGAGCCACCAGAGGAGGTAGAGGAAGGACAAAACAACCAGCCATCAACTGGGGAAGAGCAGCAGCTTCCGCAACGCCACACTCTCACCCTACCTGACCTCCGAATGGCAG GGACAGGTCGAATCAGGGTGAACTCAGAGTCCCACGCCTCCAATGtgtccagagatgaggagctcCAGGCTAGGGGGGAAGATGAGGCTGGCACGCCTACTGATGGAGCTCCATTCAGGGGACGGTCCAAGTCGGCTCCCCCTGCCTTGTGGGCAGCCAAGAAATATGGCCGGCAGCTCCGGAGGATGAGTGACGAGTTTGACAGCCTGCTAGATAAAGGG GAAATGAAGAAGGCGAGGAATGCTGGGACGGCCAAACAGATGCCCCACTCTAGAAGCTGGTGGAGCTACCTCTTTAGTCaccaggagacagagggagagaacaacCTTCATGAAAACCACACACATCGCACTGAGTAG